A region of the Candidatus Eisenbacteria bacterium genome:
TTTCCCCGCGCGTCGGCCTGGAGGACGAGCGCGCCCCCGAGCGTCACCAGCGCGCCGGCCGCGGGGCGATCGTCGGCATCGCGCACCTCCACGGAATCGACCGGCCAGGTGCCGGAACCGGCCCAGTCCTCGAGGAGGCCGAGGTAGAGCGCATAAGCTTCGGCGCGCACCGCTCCGGGCGCGTTCATGGCCGATTCTTCCGCAGGATCGTCGATGCGTCGCGCCGAGACGTAGAGCGCGGTGCACGAAGTCTGCTGCAGCGGATATTGTGCGTCCTCCACGACCGGCGGGGGAGAGAAGCCGAGCCGCGAGAGCCAGGCGGCGGTGCGCTGTCCCCACGCCTTGCCCGCGGCGCTCGAGAAGTAGTACCCGACGTGCGTGGACTCGGGACGGTGACCGATGCGGAGGAAGCGGTCGGCCCGGAACTCCTCGCTCACGCGGACGCGCTCCACGTCCGAAGCCGCCACGTCGCCGTTGCGCGCCAGCGCCACCTCGGCGCCCGCCGCGCGCAGCAGCGAAGCCAGCGATTGCGCGACCTGCATGTTGTAGAGCGCGCCGCGCGTGCCGCTCGGCCCCATGCCGCCGCTGTTCTCGCCGCCGCCGTCGGGATCGAGCAGGATGCGCCGGCCGTGCAGCACGCCACCGGCCACGGGAGTGAACTGAGGAGGCAGGCTGTCGAAGCCCCACAGCCGGTAGCCGGGAAGCGCCAACGGCGTGATGGTGGTGTCCGAGCCCAGCGCCACGAAGCCGTCGCGGTTGATCCAGCTCCAGCGAGGCGCGGGCTCGCGCGTCCCGAGCGCTTCGCGCAGACGGGCGGAAGCCGGCTCGCTGCGCGCCCACCCGCTCCACACCCGCTTCGCCTTCGCGCCGGAGGTGAACGCGATCGTCGCCGCGCGCGGGAGATCGCCGGTGCGCACCGAAACCCGGCCGAGCGCCTTGCTCGACGCTCGCGCGCCACGCGACATCCGGAGATAGGCCCATGCCACGCCGTCCTGTGACGTGATGGTGGTCTCGGCCGGCGACACGCCGGCGCGCCCGGCGGCGACGCGGAGCCGGATCGGCGAGACGCTCGGCATGCCCGCGCGGTCCAGCACTTCCACGCGCACGCCGACCAGGGGCGCCGGGCGCTCGGGCCACACGCTCGCCTGCAGACGCGCGGGCCTGCGCTCGAGCTGGAACGACACCCGGCGCTCGAGCGAAGAGCCGGTACCCGCCAGCGCCACGCGCAGCCGCGCCTCGTGCCGTCCGACCGTGAGCGGGCCGGCGGGACGCCACACCACGGTCGATCCTCTGCGCTCGGGCTGGACCGGCTGGCCATCGAGCCACATCTCGATCTGGTCGAAGGCGCCGCTCACGCGCCCGACGAGGCTCGGCCCGTCGATCTCGGTGAAGCTCGTATCGGAGCGGCCGTCCCCGCCCAGCGCCTCGAACGAGTCGAGGCTGGGCGCGCCGCGCGCGAAGAAGTGGGCGATGCCGAGATAGAGCGCCTCGGCCTCGAGACGCTGCTTCTCCGGCAGCTTGAGCCGGCTCTCGACGTCGGGATTGGTGAGATACGAGGCCTCGGTCAGCACCGCCGGGGCGTCGCTGTTACGGAGGACGAAGTAGTTGCCGGGCAGGAGACGCTGCCCGTGGATTCCGAGATTTCGCTTGAGGAAGCGATGGATGCTGGCAGCGGCGTCGAGCGAAGCTCCTTCGTCGCCCAGCTTGTAGTAGGTCTGGGTTTCGTTCTTGTCGTGGGCGCCGCCGGCATCGGCGTTGTGATGGACCGACACGAACAAGTCGGGCGTGAACGTGTTCGCGATCCGCGTGCGCTCGGCCAGGTCGCCGCGCAGCGTGCTGTCCGACGCGGTGCGGAAGTCGAGATTCTCGCGACGGGTCATCAGCACCTGGGCGCCGCGCGCCACCAGCAATCTCTCCAGCTCGAGCGATACCGCCAGGTTGACTTCGGCCTCGGTCAGCCCGTTGACGCCGAGCGAGCCCTTGTACGCGCCGCCGTGTCCGGGATCGATCACGATGCGCCGGTCGCGCACCGCCGTGCTGTCGACGGACTCGAGGCTGTCGATGCGCTGCTCGTAGCCCGGCTCGGGACGCGGAGAAGGAGAGGCGGTGGGCGGTGTGGGAACCTCGCCTGGACGCGGTGGACCGCCGCATCCGGCCAGCGCCCCCAGACTCACGAGGGCGAGCAGCGCCGCCATCCAGGGGGGATGCATCCGTGCGTCACGCTCCATGGAGCCGGCACTTTAACAACCCACCTGAGAAGGGACAACCCTCGCCGGCAGAATCATTTGGCTTGCCCGATCCCGATTCGCGTGCTAGTGGTACGCGCTTGACTTGCGCCCTTTGAGAGGCACCTGCGCGAGCACGTCGGCTCGCCCGACCAACCCAATCCTGGAGGCAACGACATGAGGTCGCGCTTAGGACTGCTCGTAGGCTTGGCCGCCTGGCTCGGTGCTGTGTCTCTGGCGGGCTGCGGTGGTTCGGCGACCGAGGAGCTGGTGATCGGCGAGTACGGCTCTCTCAGCGGCAGCGACGCCACCTTCGGCCAGTCCACCAAGGCCGGGGTGCGGGTGGCGCTCGCCGAGCTGAACGCCACCAAGGAAGGCAAGATCGGCGGCCTCACCGTGCGCGTGGTGGAAGAGGACGACCAGGGCCGCGCCGAAGAAGCGGCGACCGTGGTGCAGAAGCTGATCAACCAGGACCGGGTGATCGCCGTGCTCGGCGAGGTCGCTTCGTCCCGGAGTCTCGCCGCCGGCCCGATTTGCCAGAACGCCGGCGTGCCCATGATCTCGCCGTCCTCGACCAACCCCAAGGTCACTCAGGTCGGCGACTACATCTTCCGCATGTGCTTCCTCGACGACTTCCAGGGCTGGGTGATGGCCAAATTCACGGCCGAGAACCTCAAGCTCAAGCGTGTCGCCATGCTCAAGGACGTGAAGAACGACTACAGCATCGGATTGGCGCAGTACTTCACCGACGCCTTCAAGAACATGGGCGGCCAGGTGGTCTACGAGCAGGCCTACAGCGCCGGCGACCAGGACTTCCGCTCGCAGCTCACCGCCATCAAGGCTCGGAACCCGGAGGCCATCATCGTGCCGGGCTACTACACCGAGGCCGGCCTGATCGCGCGCCAGGCCCGCGAGCTCGGCATCACGGTGCCCTTGATCGGCGGGGACGGCTGGGAGAGCGGCCAGCTCATCGAGATCGGCGGCGAGGCGCTGAACGGGTGCTACTACTCGAACCACTGGGCGCTCGACTATCCGGATCCCAAGCTGCAGGAGTTCCTCAAGCAGTACCGCGCCGGCAACGGCAACGCGGATCCCGACGCGATCGGCGGGTTGGCCTATGACGCCGCCACGGTGCTGTTCACCGCGCTGCAGCACATGGCCGAGCAGGACCCCGAGACCTTCAAGGGACTGTCGTCCAAGATGGCGGGAACCGAGCAGCGCAAGGCGGCGTGCAAGAAGCTGCGCGACCTGATCGCCCAAACCCACGAGTATTCGGGCGTCACGGGAGTCATCACGCTGGACGCCAACCGCAACGCCACCAAGCCGGCGGTGGTGATCGCGATCAAGGACGGCAAGAAGACTTTCGCCGCGCAGATCAAGCCGCAGCCTCCTGCGTGATCGGGTGTGACGCCTTGCGTCCTCCCACCTGATCCGTGTCGGAATTCCTGCAGCAGCTGGTCAACGGAGTCACCTGGGGAAGCGTCTACGCGCTGATCGCCCTCGGGTACACC
Encoded here:
- a CDS encoding ABC transporter substrate-binding protein, which encodes MRSRLGLLVGLAAWLGAVSLAGCGGSATEELVIGEYGSLSGSDATFGQSTKAGVRVALAELNATKEGKIGGLTVRVVEEDDQGRAEEAATVVQKLINQDRVIAVLGEVASSRSLAAGPICQNAGVPMISPSSTNPKVTQVGDYIFRMCFLDDFQGWVMAKFTAENLKLKRVAMLKDVKNDYSIGLAQYFTDAFKNMGGQVVYEQAYSAGDQDFRSQLTAIKARNPEAIIVPGYYTEAGLIARQARELGITVPLIGGDGWESGQLIEIGGEALNGCYYSNHWALDYPDPKLQEFLKQYRAGNGNADPDAIGGLAYDAATVLFTALQHMAEQDPETFKGLSSKMAGTEQRKAACKKLRDLIAQTHEYSGVTGVITLDANRNATKPAVVIAIKDGKKTFAAQIKPQPPA
- a CDS encoding N-acetylmuramoyl-L-alanine amidase; the protein is MHPPWMAALLALVSLGALAGCGGPPRPGEVPTPPTASPSPRPEPGYEQRIDSLESVDSTAVRDRRIVIDPGHGGAYKGSLGVNGLTEAEVNLAVSLELERLLVARGAQVLMTRRENLDFRTASDSTLRGDLAERTRIANTFTPDLFVSVHHNADAGGAHDKNETQTYYKLGDEGASLDAAASIHRFLKRNLGIHGQRLLPGNYFVLRNSDAPAVLTEASYLTNPDVESRLKLPEKQRLEAEALYLGIAHFFARGAPSLDSFEALGGDGRSDTSFTEIDGPSLVGRVSGAFDQIEMWLDGQPVQPERRGSTVVWRPAGPLTVGRHEARLRVALAGTGSSLERRVSFQLERRPARLQASVWPERPAPLVGVRVEVLDRAGMPSVSPIRLRVAAGRAGVSPAETTITSQDGVAWAYLRMSRGARASSKALGRVSVRTGDLPRAATIAFTSGAKAKRVWSGWARSEPASARLREALGTREPAPRWSWINRDGFVALGSDTTITPLALPGYRLWGFDSLPPQFTPVAGGVLHGRRILLDPDGGGENSGGMGPSGTRGALYNMQVAQSLASLLRAAGAEVALARNGDVAASDVERVRVSEEFRADRFLRIGHRPESTHVGYYFSSAAGKAWGQRTAAWLSRLGFSPPPVVEDAQYPLQQTSCTALYVSARRIDDPAEESAMNAPGAVRAEAYALYLGLLEDWAGSGTWPVDSVEVRDADDRPAAGALVTLGGALVLQADARGKVRFALTEAGPLMVEAEHPAVSARTVLLDSQRGIRLTGPRGR